In Alosa alosa isolate M-15738 ecotype Scorff River chromosome 10, AALO_Geno_1.1, whole genome shotgun sequence, the genomic stretch ATTTATTGATGTTCTCTCatcgctgattggcctgacatttgtcttgtctgagggaaacaGTTATGCGGCATGGCCTTGAATCTAAGATGAGAAACCCTGGGAATTAGAAAACAGTGATCAGTAGACTCTCCAATCAAATCCCATAAGGCAATCAAAGGCTATAGAACAATGAAAGCCTACTCCACTGAGAATTTCATCAATGCAAGAAATCTTAGTGCATTCCTGTCGGTTTTTAATCACTCCTCTCCCAGAACACCGTCTCATCCACTGAATATgcatatacatgtacatgtataatGGGAGTGCATAGGCTGAATATGCACTGCACTGAATATGCATATACATGCTTAAGTGGGAGTGCATAGGCTGAATATGCAGATGTTTGGGAATTTTTATGAATCTTCTGATAAATATGGATGTGTTTTCACCCATGTTCACTGCATACATGAGATGCTAGGCACACCAAAGACGCCAGCCGCCAAGCGTCTCAGTCGCATGAGCTGTAATTGGGAAACCTCACACTCCGGGGGAGTGCGCAGAGGAGCGCATTCAGTGCCACGCACTCTCCAGCATGTCTCAAACAGGGCACAAAGTCCTCAGACCCCTCCTCACTCTGAAGGAGCGAAGCAAATTGATACAGGCTTGTTGAAACCCACAGACATAGTCCGAGGAATTGGTAGCTTTAGCAAAGTTCTACATGGACGACTCATAGTCACATATTCTGTTCATAACTTGCTAACCAGTCACAGTTTAGGAGAAGCACTACTAGCAAGTTAACTCGCCACGTCATCCATTAATTTCCTAGCCAATCACAGTCGATTCAGTCGCATTACCTACGCCTCCCATTCATTCAATTAGCCTACTACAAACCAATAGGAAGTGCATGCTCTTCGTAAAAACTTCTGTCTAACTCACCTCCTTCTACTTTCAGTAAGCCGACTTCGACATcttcaccaccaccccaccgccaccagttggtcccTGTCTCAAGCTTATGCCGGGGGGGTATGCTCCTCACCCCTGTCACGGTCTATCGGCAGGATCCGATATCCCCGTACTGCTTACCAGTCTACAGAAGAGGGCATACGCCTTATTCTACGTGCTGAAGGTGTTGATGCTGCACCACCCCAGATTTGTCGGGCCAttgttcttgaagttgcatggctggttttctcgacTACccgctgtatagctatgctaagTAAACGatttgcctattacaagtttgtttaccatcaaattggcttcgtaagtgaaaatcttgcatagtgtacctttaaggcAGAGCGGATAGTGTAATGATACTCAGCAGGACTTCAAGCAGGCCATCACATTAGCTCTCTGCTAACCTTCTAAAAGGACACCATAATAGCAACACAAACCACTTTTATATTACATTTGTAACATTGCATTTGTCTCAACGTAATTGAGCGCTGAACTATATCAGCAGGGTAATGAAGTAACCTTTGAGGTGCCCTTTCCAAAGGATTTTGGTAGTGTCTGTGGTAGTGTCTCCCTACTGTTCCTAATCAAAACAAAATTAATACAAACTGTCATTGTAAACTAGTTGACTGACCTGATGAGGTCATACATTGTCAGCAAATACATTCAGACTGTACAGATTGCTTTTGTGTTGGGTCTATGTTATGTACCTTAGCTAAGGAgataaagttttttttcccaGGTGTTTAATCATTAATTGGCACTGCAATGTTTTTGAAccaatgtttttaaatgttaaaaagaTGAAAcccatacagtacatgctcCATTTCACTCTAGGGCCCTTATTACAAATTAACCTAATCCACTGAGTGTGAAACTCTTCATGGCAAACCCTATTGAGGAGTGTCcataaaaaaaagtcagacagTGGATGAGGTCACAGTGAATTTATGAATCCCGTTTTATGGCGTTGTGAAATTGGTTTCCCCATTACTCATTAACCTGTGAAAGAAGAACCACGATAACCAATCAAAGAAGGTTTCTGCGACACACAGATCCCTTTAAAAGGAGACTGGAGGCCAGTGTTAAGAGGCAGACACCAACAGTGACAACACTTCAGGAGCCACTTCATCAGAAAGGAACAAGGACACCGCTAGACTCccgaaaaaacaacaacatgaagACCATCTTTGCCGTCTCTCTCCTGATCGCTGCACTCTTCCTGGCCTCAGACGCTGTCCAAGTCAACGTAAGTGCCTTGCACTCAAACTTTTCGAGTAGCCTACAATCAATGAGGCCTCTTGCATCTGTCATAAATGTTAGATTAGTGGCCTATTAAGCTGCGTGGTCAGTACTAAACCACAGGAACCGCTCTTCTTGCATCCTAATTTTGCCACAAGTTGATTGTGGTCAGAATGCAAATAGCGCACCTCATGGCCTCTTGCCATTCAGAAAGCCACTGCTTGATAACTCCCGCTCAGCTTGCAGCAATGTGTAATGAATGTTGGCTGGTATGACACAGACAGATGGGTATATCCCCTGGCAAGAGAGCCAGCAAATGAACTGCCATCACAGTCAAGCTCATTTTCTATCCCCTCAGGATGGCGGTGACAGCTTCTCTCTCGAATCGGTCAGGGTGCTCCAGGAGTTGGCAGCGCCGCTTGCCGGGAAGACCATGAAGGCAAGCCCCCGTGTGTACAAGACCGGCTACAGCGCTGTCTGCGCTCACCCGACGCTGCCCCAGGAGTTTGTCTCCTTGTGCCAGCAGGAAGGAGCCGCCATGCGACTCGCCAGACTGAGTGAGTAATGGGgaaagctatgtgtgtgtgttggggggggggtagcCAAGGGGTAGCTTGGCTGTATCTATGTAGTGTGACCAGTGAACAAAATAGGCTACAGATGAGATTATATGGCATGTAGAGAATTAAGTGCAGCTAGAATCAGGCGTGAGTTAAAGTACCAAGTGAAAGACATTTACAATGTCCCTACAATGGATAGGGGCTGCAGAATTACATAGTATTCATTCTAAAAATTCAACTctgttaaatatattattattattattatagaaattattacacatttattacataTATGTATAGTATTATTACGTTTTTATTTCAATGACATGCATATTACGAGGCTATAAATGATGGTATAATCATGAAATAGCATTTATAAGGCTGATGTATTCAAAAGATATATTTAGAAGATGTACTACTATAaatggagtgtgagtgtgagttagGCAGGTTTTAGTTATCAGAGGTGTTAGGAGAGAATGTACTCTCAGGAGAGGTGCACGTTGTTAACACGCTTAAATCCATAAATAAATCCATAAGCTCTTAAAGTTCTTCTGTTGAATAacccctatatgtgtgtgtgtgtgtgtgtgtgtggttctctcCAGGTGCTGTGccaatggatgtgtgtgagatatgtGCATTCGTGGCCTGCACTGGCTGCTAATGGAATCCTCTCCCACCCACCGGCTGACCAGGAGAAGCAAGCCCTCGCCATGTACAATCTGGACCTAAAGATCTGCCTCGATATCCCTCCTTCCCTGACGACCACCGCAGCGAAACATCCGctgcagacacactcactctcacacttctCAATGTGTTATTTACTTATCGACTTCCTCTCTCCTTACTCTCTCATTTGAGTCTCACAAGTCACCAAAGCCAAAGTAAGGGAGCAGTTGCTGAATTCATATTTAAGCGAAGAAACACCGCAGATCCTAAAGTTAGGGCAAAACTGCTTAGAAACTGTTACTCTTTCACGGCAAGTTCAGGACAccactttttgtttttgtttcttttgttttgttacaAGCTAATATAGTTTATTTAATTTACAAGTATTTTTCTACAGCGTTGTTTACTGTTTTGTACGTTCATCTCTGCCTTTTGTGTTTAATAAACTGCTTTTCAAGTAATATGTGCCAATTGTGCATTATCAAAAAGCATTAACAACTAAAATGCATGATTCATATCTACATTTATATATCTCATAATAACTGCAGCAACAATGGGGCCTAATATACAGTATCTCTAATCCAATATTTGATTTAAACTGACGTGAACAACCCTTCTTGACATTTACAAGCCTCTCCTGTTGTAAATcagaagagagtgtgtgcgtaaGTACCTTGCATGTTTGACTTTCTAATCAGAAATGTCAATGGGTTCAGTAGCCACCCTAGCCAGTGCTTCCAGTGCTACAGGACATTAATTCTCCACACCAACGAGTTCAGCTCATCTGGTTTGGTAGACAGAAGACATTCTTAACCAGTGATAGCATTTATCAACATCACAGCCATCTCCGTTTCCTGAGAGCTAGGGTGATATGCAGTAgggtgggggcagccgtggcctactggttagcgcttcggacatgtaaccggagggttgccagttcaaaccccgaccagtaggcacggctgaagtgcccttgagcaaggcacctaacccctcactgcttcccgagcgctgctgttgttgcaggcagctcactgctctgggattagtgtgtgcttcacctcactgtgtgctgagtgtgtttcactaattcacggattgggataaatgcagagaccaaatttccttcatgggatcaaaagagtatacttatacttatactgattctgtgcctctcctctcttctgccagactgggaccttgatttccaaaggaaatgccaaatttactttcatcagagaacataactttggaccactcagcagcagtccagtcctttttgtctttagaCCAGACGAGACACTTCTGACGCTGTCTCTTGTTCAAGAGCTGAAACCCATGCCTTGCATATGTCTGTGCATGGTGGTTCTTGAAGCACTGACTCCAGCTGCAGTCCACTCTTTGTGaatctcccccacatttttgaatgggttTTGTTTCACAATCCTCTCCAGGGTGCGGTTTACCCATATTGCTTGTACACTTTTTTCTACCACATCTTTTCCTTCCCTTTGCCTCTCTATTAATCTGCttggacacagagctctgtggggacgagaccgcctatgccgagtccgagtcaagaccgagtctttgaagggtcgagaccgagtccgttggttttcaaatgcagtcgagtccaagtcaagaCCGAAGTCTTTAAGTATGGACGAGccaagaccaagaccataaaacatgtcagttttcatattcatgatttaatatcaccccagttaggcctacagactaagctattgggaattgtttagaggagccgtcttaacgtcttaatatggactatgctgACCTACTGACACTCAACggcagcagagccatagagataaaTATAGGGGTGATGGTAGAAAAAAGTCCTGAGCCTGAACTTTTTTCCCTGGGGGGTAAGAGGGCCAAGATATATGCCCTGATATATGCCCTGATCAACATAATTGTCAAGCGGCATCCAGGGGTGTGTTCCCCTGGGAGAAGATTTTGATAAATAGTACCTTAGATGATAGATTCTGGTGACTTTTGTGGATATAAATAGACATCATTCAGACATGAGATGAACAAAACCAATACAAGCCTATATTACAGTAGCATCTTTGTGTAGAGCACCAGAGTTCCTGGGACCCTGGGCCTGGTAGGACTGTTCATTAATCCGTCCCTGCTTTTAACTAGTCACTGACGTACCTGCATACTTACAGTATTGCTTGTATAGCATACTGAGACCACAGATACTACAGCCATACCAAGAAAGGTCAGTGGGTGGCAATTATAATACTCAAAAGTAAATTAGAATTGATTAGTAGCCTAACCATTGACTAAAGGGCATGAACAAGAAGACATTCATTTTTCTGCAAAATATGcaccatttattttaaacatGTTATTCTTAAGTTTGTCGGACAGATTTCTTTGAAATTCTGATGAGATGCCATGTGTAATAAGATGGCCCGCATGCCTCGAGACCGACAGATGCGTAAGGGCGAGTTTATCCTCCGCTAATTTCTGACACAAAGTGACGAGTGGATGAGCGATTGTAAACGACAGATCAGAGCTAGTGAGTGGGGATGGAGTttgctaaatattttagaaaggaaactgataAGTCATACAAGTGTATTATTCCTACAAACAACTAGATACAATGTAGCCCATGTGGTGACACTGTTTCAGTGACTAAAGATTCATTTTGGAATCTAAAAAGACACATTTTGCAGAAACATGAGAGTGTGCTaaggagagcaaagaaaaacgtgAGTATTTTGCATATGCTTCATATGAAGTAGAAGGATGAAAGTAAAACTTAGATGCTAAGCCTATATTCTTTAGGGAATTAAtcccactgatccctttagttgTATATGCTTATGTGTATTgacgttgccaagcttgttcATTGATGTACTATCGGTGTTTGTTTAAGGTGACCATTCAGCTTGTATTTTATGGAGCGAGCGTGGAGCAATTTCACTGGAGTAGGCCTAGAATGATTTTTAAGTGAAGCGGGGAGCGAAATTGATTGGAGCGACCTGACGCAAATTTGAGCGCAGGAGCGGCCGAGTAAACAGCCACCTATGTGAGGTGTGTTGAATTGGTCGACAGCTGCTTAATGACTAGGGCCTAACGGCTCCTAtacacagctgcgttccgtcaacacatgccagtgggtgttcccgacggtagctatgcaaatgacttgaagtaaaaccgtaatgtgattggttgctgccgtccgtagattggcttgattggttggtgccctctgtcggtgcagcaacagctgaacttctcaacgcgagccgCGAACGTAAGCCCATGtgaagtgaatgggatgcgtctccagcaacgcgatgcacgcagctgtgtgtaggaaCTGTAACGGCctctacacacagctgcgtgcgttgcagtgctggagacgcatcccattcactttacatgggcttacgtcatcggttgccgaactgaattgtgggtccgttgcgtcacGTTTCTGCCGTCGCTCGCATtaagaagttcagctgttgctgcaccgacagacggcaccggccaatcaagccaatcgacggacggcaccaaccaatcaaactacggttatacttcaagtcatagacctctgaagtttgcctacaaaaaagctgctatctttgacatccggtatctggcgatttttcctatgggaaaataacatggggattttgaattatcgcacctgttaaactctcgcggggatgaaaaagtctgaaatgcagacgttttcctgaacacacttttgtcctctgccttcgagtggatactttGATCTCCagtacgtgaaggcggcacacttagatttttgctaccccagagctaacttgcaatgcaacttgccataggtagttagcttcaattaacaaccggatctccttatatggacaaagatggccgttttgggtcttttttgtaggcgaacttcagaggtctatttgcatagctaccgtcgggaacacccactggcatgcgttgatagaacacaactgtgtgtagaagccgtaaCTCATGCCGTGGCAGCACTTTTTTCCCTCTAGTTCCATATATTAATTTCCTTGCGCAATTGCAGAAACACGCTCCTGGTTGCCAACGTTTTTGACACCAGCTTCCAAAGGGCTTTTCGTCTCACCGCCGCTATCCAAGACAAGCACCATATATTCTTTATACCTTTATCGACAAGTCTGGTGTCTTCCCCTGGCTTCATAAGTTGCACTTTATGACTTTGGCTATGTTTACGCGTTGCCAGTGTGGAAAAAACATTCGTAGTGTATGGGAAACACAAAAGAAATTTCCATGCGAGATCACACAAACGCGAACCTGATTTTTCCCCCGCAGACATGTCGGTATGCCGGAGCGCTATCAGGCCTGTGaataaacggctctgacggcagtatctttgcaCCATGGGATGTCGTTTTCAAATAATGCCCGTCAACGTTGTTtttatgtgttgtgtggttTTTTTAtgtgaacataaaaaaatgcgttggtctTGAGGACTCTGTCTGAAATTATGAGTCCTTCTCCTCCtactgtggtccgagaccgagtctttgaaggcaCAAGTCTGAGACGAGTCTgagaaagcagaaatcggtCTCGAGTCCGAGACCGACCTCAAGTACTACATCACTACTGTGAACAGCCAGCCTCTTTAGCATTAACTTTTTGTGTCTTGCCCTCCTTGTGCAAGGTGTCAATGGTCGTCTTTTGGACAACTGTCAAGACAGCCGTTTCACccatgattgtgtagcctacagaactagATTAAGAGACCATTTAAAGgcctttgcaggtgttttgagttaattagctgaatagagtgtggcaccaggtgtcttcaatattgaaccttttcacaatattctaattttctgagatactgaatttggggttttcattagttgtcagttataatcatcaaaacaCCTGCAATCAATCAACAACAATCATCAAAAtcattaaaagaaataaacacttgaaataaatcagtctgtgtggaatgaatgtatacattatacaagtttcactttttgaatggattTGCTCAAATGTGGCAACCCTATACAGGTGAGGGGCAGAGGCACATGTATGTGGAACAGAgacacatggcaaaacaaacaaaggaacACATGGCACACGACACAGGAAGTAACAAAGACAACAGGAAACACAAAGGAATACAAAATCAAAAGGTACACAGGGAAAACCCTTACAACTATAGCCTATTTACTCATCCACATCAAGGAAACACAATCCCCTTGTCACAAAAGTTTCTATCCATGTAGATACTGCAGTTGTatccatcaatcaatcaatcaatcccaGTATAATGCTCCATCCCTACCCACCCATGACTTCATCTGCTTTACACCCATTGCCAGCAGTCAGTTTCAATTTGGCTACATCTAGACTACATCTACAAAATGACTACATCTTTGTTGCAATTTGGCCATAATCTACAGTATTTGCCATTAGCCTGAGGTCTCCTATCtccattagattagattagattagatagattagattcaactttattgtcattgtgcagagtacaagtacagagacaacaaaatgcagtttgcatttaaccagaagtgcaaaaaagcagaaaagtgcaatgtgatatacgccgtatagacaggtggtgcagtataaacagtataagaCATATAGTGTAAACagtgtaaacagtagtatacagtagtatggtttacagtaatgtacattaaatataaatataaatatgtgcaatgtattagTATAGATATGGATATACAATGagaacagataaacatgtacatatatgtacagtgtagtagcagtaacattataagagtagtaaaaataatatagatatatgcagtgtattaacagtaataTCATAAAAagagaataaatatggatatttagtatgaacaAATATGACAATATTTGACAAATATGTACAATATGATATGTGCATAATCCAGTAGCAGTAGTTGTAAGTGTACGGCTGATAagcataataattgtgcattttaTGACCAAAGCATGAAAGTTTCCACATAATCTACACACTCTAAGGTTTGATTTTAGACGTGGAGTCATTTTGTATCTGGCCTCTGGGGGTCAATGACATTATCATTACATTTTCCCCCATTTCCTCTATTACAATAATGTACATGTTCACATTCACAAATATGCCGTTTTATTACTAGAATTTAATAGAAATGCTTATTTTGGCCTCAGCTGTTGCCCTGATACCATATTCTTGAAACATTTTCAGATATAATACCATTATGAAAAACCCTAATGATCGCTGAGGCAACCATTACACCAACAATTGCACTAATGGACAGGGTGaagggaatgtttttttttgttttgtgaggGCCACCAAGTACCATCATTGTACAATGTCCAAGTCTAAGTTCCAGGTTAAAGGAATATAAAAAAGAAGCCATTTTTAGCTCATGTTTTATGTAGTTGTGAAATGTTCCTCCTTTTgttgtctttatcattacacaacttttccagtcTTTTCttgcccctgtcccaacttttttgagacgTGTTGCTGGCATTAAATTCAAAATGTGCTAATATACGTATATACGTATACGTTTACAATCTCTAGAAACACTAgacaaaatgtcatgctttagtCATAAAATATGAGGCGCCCCTAGGCCATATGTCAAGAATATGCACTAACACATGAACTACTTTTTCTTGCATATGTACATGAAATGCTTGCGCACACACCATTTTTTCTATGTTTTCTTCCACATGCTAATGAAATGCCTCATAACAAAATGCACAATACCTTTAATGTATGAAGAAGCCAAACCTTGATCATATGGATTTAAAAAATTCTAGGCCCATATTAAAACTGCCCTTTCTCTCAAAGATATCAAACTTAGAAAAACTTATTCTGTCACAGGTCTCTTCCTATTTAAAGACCTCTAATATCCTTGACAAGTTCCAATCTGGCTTTAGACCACTTAGTACGGCGCCTACCGGTCCATAATGATATACTGCTCTCTGTTGACTCTCTTGTGCACTCCTGGTCCTTCTAGATCTTAGTACTGCTTTTGGCACCATTGACCACGGGATCCTTTAAAACACCTGGAAGTTGAAGTTGGTCTGCAAGGCACTGTATTAAATTTGTTCAGATCTTGTCTAACTGATAGATTTTTTCAATGCATTTAGGTAATGCTTCCTCATCATCTGTTCCTATCAAGTGTGGTGTCTCCCAGGGTTCTATTTTAGGGCctctattattttctttatactTCCCCTGGGCTCCATTTTTAATCAATACACATGACATTAAGAATTTGATGGCTAACATTTTTTTACAGCTAAATGACAACTAAACAGAAGTGATGATTTTTGGATTGCCAAGCACTGTCAACACTGTAAGCAAGGCCCTCTGTCTGTTAATCATCACAGTGTTGTTAACAACCTAGGTGTTTTCCTAGACTCCTCTTTGACTCTTTGAAGCTTTTTCCAGCTGAAAATGATAGCATAGCTTAAGGCCTCTATCTTGGCGATCTAAAACTCAGCGCAAAGCGTATTGTTATCGCAACGCAAAGTgtattcctatcttacactctATCTTACACACTCttgcaattaacaacctaaggtgtggtctggcgcattatctaaaaatcgctatcttacactaaaaagcattatgccactgacctagaaaaacctggtctatagtgaAAGGCGCATATGGAGCACAGCTAAAGACGCACCGTCACAAGACGttagcagcaactcctctgcagtaTAAATGTCcttatgttttttattcagtcatttgccgctgactatcaaaatactgacgCACTGTTTGTTGTGCTGCTTGctattaaagggaatgacagatgtcatgttcattggtttaaaggtgTGTATTATGATCATGTTCATTGGTTTGGG encodes the following:
- the si:ch211-220m17.5 gene encoding guanylin family protein gives rise to the protein MKTIFAVSLLIAALFLASDAVQVNDGGDSFSLESVRVLQELAAPLAGKTMKASPRVYKTGYSAVCAHPTLPQEFVSLCQQEGAAMRLARLSAVPMDVCEICAFVACTGC